A window of Nodularia sp. LEGE 06071 contains these coding sequences:
- a CDS encoding Mo-dependent nitrogenase C-terminal domain-containing protein, with the protein MESINHTHSHPNYHPPNNKKSGWFSNLLNPLRNRLDKVPVKNSRLAHVICQVIPCCCPFERSISLFGRTFHIPPLCKLNPLYDEFVGMRFRALSYLADECGEDVTKYIC; encoded by the coding sequence ATGGAAAGTATCAATCACACTCACTCTCATCCTAATTACCATCCACCTAACAATAAAAAATCAGGCTGGTTTTCCAATCTTCTCAATCCTTTGCGTAATCGGCTGGATAAAGTTCCGGTTAAAAATTCCCGCCTTGCTCATGTAATTTGTCAGGTAATTCCTTGTTGTTGTCCCTTTGAGCGCAGTATTAGTTTATTTGGGCGAACTTTTCATATTCCACCTCTGTGTAAACTCAATCCCTTATATGACGAGTTTGTGGGAATGCGTTTTCGGGCTTTATCTTATCTTGCTGATGAGTGTGGAGAGGATGTCACGAAATACATTTGTTAG